The sequence GAAGCCGTCCGACGGCTCATCGGCGTCGGCGCGGTAAGCGGTTTCGATCTCGTCGCACGCGGCGAGCAGTTCCCGCAACTGCCGGACGGCCCCGGCCGGCGTGCCGTCCCAGGCGGCCGTCGGCCAGGCGCGGTCGGACAGCTCGAGCCACAGCCGCCAGCCGGCGACCAGCTCGGCTTCGTCGTGGGGCGTCCAGGACGCCGGAACCGGCCAGTACATGCTTCGAGGGTGACACCGCCGGAGCGGAAATCCGCCCCGGCGGTGGGTTATGTCTCATGTGGCGAAACTCAGCTGATGACGGGCGGCACAGGCACGCACGGCGGCGTCTTGGCGTGTGCGGGGTCGAGCGCGTTGAGCACCAGCCCCGCGGCGACGGGGTCGTAGGTGATGCCGAGGTGGTCGGTGAAGTCGAGCCCGCAGACGTTCTGCAGCAGGATGTTCTTGACGTTCGGGGCTGCTTCGAGGAACGCGCTCGTGTACGGCGTGACGACGTCGTCGTACCGGGTCTGGATGACGGTGTACTGGATGCCGTCGACGGTCTCGCCCCCGGCGTTGAGGTCGGTGAGGAAGTCCGACCCGACGGCTTGCTCGTTGCACGCCTGGCAGACGGTCCCGAGCGCGGCGGGCACGCCGGGGATCATTTCGAGGGTGCTGAGCAGCCCGAAGAGATCGGTCCCGTGGTTCGACGGCGACAGCCCGACGAGCCGGCTGATCTTGCCGGCGCCGCCGAGGTACTTGATCCAGTACCGGACGTTCATCCCGCCCTGCGAGTGCCCGACGACGTCGAGCTTCCGGGCCCCGGTGGCGCTGAGGACCTTGTCCCCGA is a genomic window of Amycolatopsis lexingtonensis containing:
- a CDS encoding esterase/lipase family protein, coding for MGATTRRWLTAAVATVAALALGAGTGQAAEREPTGPVQPNILTAALYSLGAPTIAPPGANDWNCKPSAAHPNPVLLSNGTTANAYENWANLSQKLANAGYCVFAGNFGGTPGTFLQTVGPIADTTKALAAFGDKVLSATGARKLDVVGHSQGGMNVRYWIKYLGGAGKISRLVGLSPSNHGTDLFGLLSTLEMIPGVPAALGTVCQACNEQAVGSDFLTDLNAGGETVDGIQYTVIQTRYDDVVTPYTSAFLEAAPNVKNILLQNVCGLDFTDHLGITYDPVAAGLVLNALDPAHAKTPPCVPVPPVIS